In the Scylla paramamosain isolate STU-SP2022 unplaced genomic scaffold, ASM3559412v1 Contig1, whole genome shotgun sequence genome, aaataaacaaaactccACCTCCATCCATCACTCCATTTTCTAccactttttattctttattattattttccgtCTCATCATGTAACCACCTTCATttcatctcttatttatttacttattttatcctctctctccctcacctccttcacttcgcctcctcctccactatgaGCGAGAGTTTTCTGGgtaggaggtggacagggcagTAGTTGTCCATCGGGAAGGAAGCAGCCCTCTTTGTTATATAACTTGTATTTGATCGAGGTCTTGTTCCTCCTAGCGATCTCCTTGGGTTTAGCATAGTTCCCCCTTCACTTGTCGTTTTTTTGACGTTTTCTTTGAATATTTGGTGGTGGTCGTCTGCTAAAGCGTTTATAGTTAATATTAggctctcttctctttctcttcctcttgtttgtgtgtctgttctccatagttcttctgtttctacttCGCTGTTCTCTGctcctccgttttctatatGTTGTCTGATTTCTTGGcgtctttgttttatttcgtcTAAGGAAAGTTTTCTTGCGTTTCCTTCTATCtgtcctcgttctcttccctctattcttatttcttcacttcctcttctgactatttttattcctgtatccgctctttttctctctatccttaTCATAACGTCATCACTTCGAactcttctctctatttctcttatctCATCATCCATCTCTGTCACCTTCCACGCTTCACTTCCTCTTGCAttaccttcacttcctcttgcaTTACTGTCATTTATAATATCGTATCTTTTCCCTATTCCATCTAGCCTATCTCGGACCTCCGCACGGCATCCTTGTGTAATTAAACTGTACATGTCTTCTACATCTATTCCCACAGTGTTACCCCATACAAATCTATAGTAATCTATCGTATCTCCGTCTGTCCACTTGTTTCTCTCCACTCTTTCCGATGGGAGAATATATGCACCATTTTCCAGCACGTATGCAAGTTTatcctcctccatatccttaTCTATATCCTCCTGTAGTCTGTATGTCCCAAATTCAACTGCGTAACCCTTCGCTGCGTCTTGCAAAATATAATTACCTCTCCTGGGAAGCTTCTGTATCTTGGTTTTATCCTCATCTGTAACTGCTTCCTGTTTGTCTGAGGATGTGTCGCTGTtggcatctcctcctccttcttcttcgtcgtcgtcgtcttcatcTTCAATAAGGACGAATCTTCGCATACCAGGGCTCCCATCGAAGTATCCTATGCCCTTGGCGAGGACCTGGTTATCCTCGTCCTTGTCTCTCGcccaaaaggaagaaaactggtTGAGGAAGTGTCTGCCTGAAGACGAGCGGGCGAGACACAACAGAGACGTCAGGGTGAAGAGCCAGATGAACAAAACCAAGAGTAATGTGATGAATTCCCACGAAGAAAACCATTTGCCTGTTGAATGGGagactttattatttatttatttatttgtgttctttttttattgatctgttttctgtgtgtcttcTGGAAGGTTATAATGGGTAGGCACATTATCTTAAAAGCTACTGTGATGAGTCCCCACGAAGAAAACCATTTGCCTGTTGAATGGGggactttattatttatttatttatttatttatttatttgctgttttttaatttgctactactactactactactactactactactactactacttaatacTCACATGTTAGCGAGGAACAAGATGATGACcgtatagaagaagaagaggaagattcaTCGAGATCCCATCCTATTTCCTTCCCAATTTCCCATGTTTTCACCAATTCCAGGGGCGTGGTGGCGTTCCGAGGGCGTGGGTATACGTGATAGTAGAAACCCCTCCAACCCACGACTTTATGCAGTCCTTCCTTATCGAATAATTGAACAATAGGTTTTGGCATCAAATTTTCAAACACaccatcttgatcttgatcttgaaatCTTGAGGTTTGAGGTTTTCGGcttgtttctcgttttctgtggcGACTTCCGGGGTTTGGTGGATGTGAGTGGGTGGGGTTGAGGTGGAAGAGGTTTATGGTGGGTGGTGGGATGGTGCAGGAGGCGTGGGCGGAGAGGCAGAGGTAGATAGCGAGATAAATGCACAGGTAGATTGGATTTGTCATCTTGGCTGTGAAAGAGatgtgtgggtgagagagagagagagagagagagagagagagagagagagagaggtagacatagacaaagaaagatagatagataggtagatagacggacaaatataaatacagacagacacatagcaAGACTGACatttagatagataaacagacacacacacacacacacacacacacaaacttaccATACAAAACTTTAAATTtcctcagtttttcttttttttccacttttaatgcttctctctctctctctctctctctctctctctctctctctctctctctatctatctatctatctctcgtatctttctccttatctccttcctctctctctctctttatctctcccactcaatacattcttccttccatctctctctctctctctctctctctctctctctctctctctctctctctctctctctctctctctctctctctctctctctctctctctctctctctcatcttttttcatagtgagaggaagaaaataaataaataaatgcaatgtaataaaacagagagagaaagagagagagagagagagagagagagagagagagagagagagagagagagagagagagagagagaaaggaaggacaggtgAAGTCAAGtagtaaatgataataataataataataataataataataataataataataataataataataataataataataagaagaagaagaagaagaagattatattgtaacctaaacaaacaaacaaacaaacaaacgagcaATGAACACAAACGACAAACAAATACTTAGGTAACAGATAAACACACGAACTAACACACAAACTTTATttatcattacaaaaaaaacaaaacaacgagacaaaacaacaacaataataataataataataataataataataataataataataataaaggaaggaattaaagaaaagataaaaaaaacagataaataaataaataaataaataaagggtgcaaataaacaaataaacaaataaacaaaacaaatcaatTCTataactaacttaaccacatcattttcttccacaCCTGCACCTCATCCACATCTCCCACACCTGTACGCACCTTTGCTTCTCCACACAAACATCCACCGTCTTTCACAAACaattaaatgaagaaaacaagaaaaaataatgaaaaaatgccTGTATATCTTCCAaacttaccacacacacatgctgtccacacctacacacctccacacacctccacacacctccacacacctccACATGTCTTCcacgaacaaataaacaaaaaaaatagtgaaaaacaatgaaaaaaaacacttattttctttcccaacttactccacacctgcacacctccacacacctccacacacctccacacacctccACATGTCTTCcacgaacaaataaacaaaaaaaaatagtgaaaaacaatgaaaaaaaacacctattttctttcccaacttACTCCACACCTGTTCTCCACACCTTCACACGCCTCacctcatccactcatccactcgtCTTCCGTCCACTGCTAAATAAGGTGCTAGTTTTTCCAAGTATGGTACTCTGTAATGGGCTCTGTTTTCCAGCGTTCTTTTCCCCAGtatatattcctcctcttcctttgggTCCACTACtacgtgtgtgtgggcgccCCGGAGGTAACTGTTGCGAGAAGGTGTGGGTTAGTCaggtgtggtggcggtggtggtggtggtgctggtactTGAAGATAAGATGCTGATAaaattgtgtttgttttcaattattttgCCCTTGTTGAGTCTTGAATGTGTTGCGTGTgacttgggtgtttttgggtgtttttgggtgtttttggtgtttttttttggtgttttttttggtgttttttggtgttttttggtgtttttggagtgtttttgagtgtttttgtgtgtttttgtgtgttttttggtgtttttgggtgttttgggtatttttggtgtgttttgggaagtttttgggtgtttttcggtgtttttgggtgtttttggtgtgtttttggggtgtttttgggtgtttttggtgtttttggggtgttttcggtgtttggggtgtttttgggtgtttttggtgtgttttggtgtgtttttggtgtgtcttggtgtgtgtttgaggtgttttttgggatgttttggtatgttttggggtgttACTAATAAGCTGTGAGGTGTTTGTTTAAGTTATTTGTTTTGTAGAAGTGTTTGCCgtggtgttgtttgtgtttaacttacaaacagcaacaacaacaacaaaaacaacaacaacaacaacaacaacaaccgtaaCATTGAACTTAGGAAGACTGTGATAATGATGGAAGattgttgataatgataataatgataactctctcactctctctctctctctcttctctctctctctctctcgtctctctctctctctctctctctctctctctctcacctgtaatcGCTGTAAGGGAAGCCAATTAGGAAGAGTTCTGTCCCGTAAATAGGTAAGTCTGAAGAGCCCACGATGGTTCGATCTGTGGTCAAGGTTCCACACCCCAAGGcactgtaatagtagtagtagtagtagtagtagtagtagtagtagtcgtacaagtagtagtagtagtattttttttatttattttatttatttttttttaggggctACGAGCTTATGAAAAATTtatcagtagtggtggtggtggtggtggtagtgatgatagtaataatgataatagtaatagtaatgatgataatggtaataatgatgatactcacagctcccattttcttccatcCCAAGTGGTGATCTTTACTCGTCatggagaagaaaatgacaacTGGGCCATCCTGTAATTCAAGGgtacactattattattattattattattattattattattattattattattattattattattattattattatcatcattactactactactattattactacttctaacatccctcttttccttctttctttccttttcttccttttctttaattattctctttccttacaTTCTTTCATTAATCTCCACACATTccatctcattcctttcctaattttcatccttccttcatttatccccacttatttatctatcttcttaGCCACGTTTCCCCTTCTTCAATATTTCAAACTCACGGTAAAATTTTTAGGCACGTAACCCTCTGAGCAAGGATGGTGTACATTATCGAGATAGTAAACATTGCTTCTTTCGAGAATATTGTACAGGGTCCTCCTCGTAGGCAGTCAGGGTCATTCTgtagaggaagtggagaggaaggaataaatggaggaggagggaggaatggagagatggagatataagtagagagaaagagagagacagtttattattattatttattattattattattattattattattattattttttttttttttatcattattatcatcatgaccactccaccacctcttcctcctcctcctcctcctcttcctccacctaccTAATCCACATTAAGCTTAACATACGAAGCATTAGTGACTGGGTGGGCTGTGAAGTAGGCGTGGGTCATAACGCCCCTTGATGTGGGCGCCCTCGACACCTCCATGGAAGGTTCTTGACACGTCTGGAACCACGCATTCACGCCCTGCCCTGACCTCTGTGCTTCTGAACCAAATATCCCAATCGTGGTtctgttgggagagagagagagagagagggagagagagggagagggagagaggggagaatatcagattttttttatttatttgtttatttatttgttttttcgtgtgtttgtgaaggggaaataagaggagaaagaggaggaggaggagaatagtgatatgaagaaaagatgaaggaaagaaggagagaaaataaataaaaagacgaagaagtagaagaagaagaacaacaacaacaacaagaggaagaagaagaagaagaagaaggtggaaagagggagaaaaggaaaataagaggacaattaaagaggaggaggaggaggaggaggaggaagaagaggaggaagaggcggaaagtaactgaagaaagaaaaaaaaacgaaaaaaaaaattaagaagacgaagaaagaaagaaaggaagaagaagaagaagaagaagaagaagaccaccaccaccaccaccaccaccaccaccaccacaatcaccaacCAGTCAATTCTACCCAATAATTATCCACCCTTCCACATCACACCTGaccacctccacacacccaccttATCGGGCGCCTTCCACTTGTCATACACCTCCTCCAGGAACCCTTTGGTCATCATCCAACCGTATCCGGCGTGTGTCTCGACCCTGTACAAGAGGTCAGGTCGAGAGGCCACATGAAGCGTTCCAAGGTCATTCCAGGCACTGATGCAAAATAAGCTTGGGTCGTTTTGTAGCAACCACGCTGTCTGATTGAAGTagctggggggagagagagagaggggggagagagagagagagagggagggagagagagagatgagagagagagagagagagagagagagagagaaagagagagagagagagagagagttttatattagttttattggttaattaaactctctctctttctctctctctctccacctctacagcttccctccacccccctccaccccccttccacccccctccaccccccctcCACCTACCTGAAGAAGTCCCGCGCCACTAACAGGTCCTCCTCCAGCAAAATGGCGCGGGTGGGAGGAGGGCAAGGCCTGGTGGGAACACGTGGTGGAGAGCGAAGCGGTAGTGGAGGGAAATGGCGCGTTCCACTTGAAGCAAAGTGGATGTGCCCCTCTTGCCCCGAGTGGTGGATCACGTGACGAACCtgttggggggtgggggtgaagaagaagtggaggaggaggtggaggagaagaagtggaggaggtggtggtggtggtggagaagaagaagaagaagaagaagaggtagaggttgtggaggaggagaaagaataagaaaaagaagaagaaaaagaagaagaagaagaagaagaagaagaagaagaagaagaagaggaagaagaaaagaagatgataatgaaaaagaagaagaggtggaggagaaggaggatgaggaagaggaagaaaaggtgaagaagaagaagaagaagaagaagaagaagaagaggaggaggaggaggaggaggaggaagagaaggtggtaatgatgataacgaattaggaacaacaacaataacaacaacaacaacaacaacaacaacatttccttccccccccccccctctcactctctctctctctctctctctctctctcctctctctctctctctctctctctctctcgtctctctctctctctctctctcacctgcagaaGACGTAGCAGGGCCGTCACCTCCTCATTATCACCATCCCGCACCACCAAAATACGCCCACGCCGCCCTCCCGCCGCCCGCAGTACTGTCACTAAGCATCTAAGGGGATCAGAAGGCGTTTAGCTCTTGTATAGAGGGTTGGAATGCATTTGGATCAGTTATAGAGGATTGGAATGTAAATAAGTTAGTTTAAAGAGGATTTGAATGTGTTTAAGGCATCTATAGAGGATTGGAATGTCTTTGAGTCAGTTACAGAGGATTGGAATGTAAATAAGTTAGTTTAAAGAGGATTTGAATGTGTTTAAGGCATCTATACAGGATTGGAATGTCTTTGAGTCGAGTTATAGAGGATTGGAATGTAAATAAGTTTGTTTAAAGAggatttgaatgttttttaaggCATCTGTAGAGGATTGGAATGCCTTTGAATCAGTTATAGACGGTTGGAATGTAAATAAGTTAGTTTTAAAGAggatttgaatgttttttaaggCATCTATAGAGGATTGGAGTGCATTTGAATTAGTTATAGACGGTTGGAATGTAAATAAGTTAGTTTAAAGAGGATTTGAATGTTGTTTAAGGCATCTATACATGATTGGAATGTCTTTGAATCAGTTATAGACGGTTGGAATGTAAATAAGTGAGTTTAAAGAggatttgaatgtttttaaggcATCTATAGAGGATTGGAATGCCTTTGGATCAGTTATAGACGATTGGAATGTAAATAAGTTAGTTTAAAGAggatttgaatgttttttaaggCATCTATAGAGGATTGGAGTGCCATGTCACGTTATTTTTGAAAGGATTGGAATATATTTAAATTGTCTATAAAGGGTTGGAATGTATTTAGGTCATTTTAACGTTATTTCAAGAGGATTTGATTACTTATTAGAGGTTTGGGTTACTTATAAAGGGATTTGATTACTTATAGAGCTCCCTGGGTCTGGCACGAGCTACGATGGCCACTGGCACGTCCTGGATTACACTGTTCTCCAGCTGTGGGAGGAATTACATAGATTACAATAGATAATtacatgtactactactactactactactactactactactactattattatttctctgcTGTGTGAGGAGGGTAAGAACAATTACATAAGATtacaacaaaataattacatatactactactactactactactactccctccACCCCTACCCACCCTCCCCAACCCAACCGCTTAACCCCACCCCCTTACCCCCTACCCCCCTCACCTGTACTTCCGGGTAGGTCAGAGGTGCGGGCGCCCCACAGTCACAGAGGGCTCCGTAACCTGCGTATTTCCTGCAAAACTTCGCCCGTTCCTCCTccagcccctccctcctcccccagcagtctgcgaggaggaggaggaggaggaggaggaggaggaggaggaggagtaaggataggaagaagaagaagaagaagaagtagtagtagtagtaatagtagtagtagtaacagtagtagtagcagaagaagaagtagtagtagtagtagtagtagtagtagtagtaatagtagtagtagcagaagaagaagaagaagaagaagaagaagaagaagaagacgaagaagaaaaatgaagaaaacataaataaaataataataataacaacaacaacaacaacaacaacaacaacaacaacaacaacaacaacatcactcACCTGTAATCAgcggcaccaccacctccagacGCACAGGTGAGCCAAACAGACGCATCTCCACACCTGGCACCACCTCACACCTGTCCTCCTGCAACACGAGGGAACATCAAGGAAGAGCAAGGGAGACACGGCAGCAGCTGATGTTTTGTCCCTTAGTtattgagagagggaggaggaggaggaggaggaggaggaggaggaagaggaggagaatgaaaataagaacaagaagaagatgaaaatgaagaagcagaacaacaacaacaacaacaacaacaacaacaacaacaacaacaacaacaacaacaagcaaaacTTAACCAAATTCAGCTTCTTCGCCTCTTCCACGGGGCTAGGGGCGTGGTGGGGGCCTGGGGCGTGGGCGTGTGGGGGCAGCGACACACTCTCCCCCCAGGTGGCGCCCCCCGTAGTGAACACCCACGCCAGGTAGCCACGCACAGGTGAAATATGAGCCTTTGTTGCCCCGAGGTCCTTAAACAGGCGACAAATTGAGGAGGGTCTGTTCAAGGCCGcgtctgtctgagagagagagagagagagagagagagagagagagagagagagagagagagagagagagagagtttgtagtaattatttcctttcctactactactactactactactactgctactactactactactgcttactTTCACCGCCATTACGACCAGCCTGAACGGGGACAGAGAAGTCAGCGTGGACGGGAGCGACAGATCGTGTGAATATTTATGTAGATTAACTGACCTGAGAACAAGAGAAATGATgacagtaaatagataaataaataatgaagtagATTTCAAAGGAagactaaacaaacaaacacacaaacacacctattCATCATCAACCGCCCATCTACCAAGCTGAACACCGCCAGGAGCAGCGCAGCACCATCCCTCTCGGCGTCTGTCATGCCACTGAAGACGGGTTGGCTGGGCGGCGCGTCTTTCAAACTTACCGCCTGAAAAGATTAATAACagactacttcttcttcttcttcttcttctgctactactactattgctactactactattactactattacacacgcacatacatactcAATAGCTGGTAAAACAAGATGAAGTGGCaaggttttcaaggtgtttttacggttctagtggcagattaacaacatttctacattaccaacGGGAGACTAACTTGGGAACCTTACTAAtcacctctgtagccttggaaaACTGAAATattggtgtgagagagaaatatttatgTTTACCCTCCCAGACTGACCACTTAGACAATagccacgacacacacacacgcacacacacgcacacacgcacgcacgcacacacacacgcacatcagCTGTCTTCTTGCTTATAAAAACACAGCACTCGGTTTACCATATCATAAATTTAATCACAGAAACGCCTTGATTAATAAAAAGCTTTGGTGTGGCTTATTTTCAAGCTTCCTGCCCGTTACGTGGCCtgcctgatgatgatgatgatgatgctgatgatgatgctgatgatgatgatgatgcttacCGTCGCTtcattaattaatatatttGCTTCACTACGGCTGGACAATATGGTTATGGTAAGggcttgtcttcctcctcctcctccttctcctcctcctcctcctcctcctcctcttcctcttccttctcttccttcttccgtgTTGCCATTAACAGTgcctgaaaaataagaaatggtgataatgataataataataataataataataataataataataataataattgtctACAACTGTTATTTCTAAGTTATTTATAGttaagttactactactactactactactactactactactactactactactatttcttacctattatcatcatcatcatcaggagcACCAGTTGATTCatctgaaaataaaaatgtaatggttattttttttctctctctctctctctctctcctctcttctctctctctctctctctctctctctctctctctctctctctctctctctgctcttaccttaatttcctgccttcctcctcttcctcccttcctctcatctactggaggaaggaaagaggacgaggaagaggaagaaaaggaggaaaaatgagaaaataataataattgaatttttttcctgtttattcgtgtctttttatcattatgttGTTGTAAAGGTacatattgtttgtttatttatttattttttaagaaggaaatgtttaaataatgttttacTAAGGAGTTTTACTAAGGTACATGTAAATTAGATAGCATTAGTATATTGAAAGAGCCGAAAATATTAAAACTAACGAATTTGCGGCTAGTTATAAAAGCAGACTTGATATTGTTTCTTATAAACATATTTTACAATAcgaaaactataaataaaataagatttaAATACAATGGAGgcgaaaatgagaaaagagccGAATTTGTAACACTCacactaataaaaaataaatcccTGGCAATATTTTTACATACTTTCCACAATAAGAAATTAAAATCAACCATAGcagaaattaaaataagaaaaattgtaTTGTAAGAGCCGAAAATTTAAGAGAACCGAAACTGCGCCATCCGACACCCAGACCAAAACAAACCAAGCCGGCGGAGGGTAAAtcttgtccttcttttccttatttccagTTGGTGGCTTTCCTTCTTCACTGCCGCTTGTTTCCCCTCACGTCCCGCCCTCATGTGAAGGTATGGAGCTGtgcagggggagggaaggagggagaggaagggagagagggagggaaaaggaggttaggtaacgtgtgtgtgtgtgtgtgtgtgtgtgtgtgtgtgatgtaattAAACGGGACCCCAGTTCTTCACGAGTGTCTGATTTCTAAGTAAtagtattttgttgttgttgttgttgttgttgttgttgttgttgttgtgagatgaaataattgataatactcttgttttatattctcgtcttatttttttccttcttctttttcttcttcttcttcttgttctatatTCTTTCGctttcaattcctcctcctcctcctcctcctcctcctcctcctcctcctcctcctcctcctcctcctcctcctccaatctaaCCTCTCTCTTTACAATCTTAcaccctcttactctctctcctacctctaACCTAAcaccctaacctctctctctctctctctctctctctctctctctctctctctctctctctctctctctctctctctctctctctctgtctgtctgtaacctaacctaacctaacctaacactctttctctctccaatctaacctaacctaacctaacctaacctaacaccctctctctctctctctctctctctctctctctctccccctctctaatctaacctaacctaacctaacacccctctctctctctttctctctctaacctaacctaactttacaccctctctctctctctctctctctctctctctctctctctctctctctctctctctctctctctctctctctctctctctctctaaggtaacctaacctcacctcacctcacacagGAGCCATGGTGTGGGGCAAGAGTCGACAGCTACAAAGGGTGCTGGACTTGTGGCCCGGCAAGAGGCTGTTCGGAATGTATaggtttctccctctcttcttctgtctCGGTGCTGCCCTTGAGTTTTCTATGATTAATTGGCACGTGGGCCAGACCAATttttgtgagttgttgttgtttttgttgttgttgttgtggtaatggttgttgttgttgttgttgttgtaatggtatgtttttttattttgttttttttttgttttgtaaataTCTTAACTAACTCTGACTTAACCAGGCCAAACTGaacctaaccttactaaatcaaacttaaccaaacccaacccaaacttaacctaacctaacctaactaaacctaaccaaacctaacctaacctaacctaacttaacctaacctaacctaacctaacctaacctaacctaacctaacccaaacttaaccaaacctaacctaactaaacctaaccaaacccaacccaaacttaacctaacctaacctaactaaacctaaccaaacctaacctaaccaaacctaacctaacccaacccaacccaacctaacctaacctaactaaacctaacctaacctaacctaacctaacctaacctaacccaacccaacctaacctaacctaactaaacctaacctaacctaacccaacctaacctaacctaacccaacctaatttaacttaacctacccaCAGATCGTACTTTCAAGAGGAGACAAGCGACAAAGTTGGCAATCGAACAACTGAGAGAGGAGGAGCGTGTGTGAGAAAACagcgaggagggaagaggaaactgaagataaagaggaagaaaggaacaggaagaaagtgaagaagtggagaaagattgagaaaa is a window encoding:
- the LOC135095833 gene encoding uncharacterized protein LOC135095833 is translated as MTNPIYLCIYLAIYLCLSAHASCTIPPPTINLFHLNPTHSHPPNPGSRHRKRETSRKPQTSRFQDQDQDGVFENLMPKPIVQLFDKEGLHKVVGWRGFYYHVYPRPRNATTPLELVKTWEIGKEIGWDLDESSSSSSIRSSSCSSLTCKWFSSWEFITLLLVLFIWLFTLTSLLCLARSSSGRHFLNQFSSFWARDKDEDNQVLAKGIGYFDGSPGMRRFVLIEDEDDDDEEEGGGDANSDTSSDKQEAVTDEDKTKIQKLPRRGNYILQDAAKGYAVEFGTYRLQEDIDKDMEEDKLAYVLENGAYILPSERVERNKWTDGDTIDYYRFVWGNTVGIDVEDMYSLITQGCRAEVRDRLDGIGKRYDIINDSNARGSEGNARGSEAWKVTEMDDEIREIERRVRSDDVMIRIERKRADTGIKIVRRGSEEIRIEGRERGQIEGNARKLSLDEIKQRRQEIRQHIENGGAENSEVETEELWRTDTQTRGREREESLILTINALADDHHQIFKENVKKTTSEGGTMLNPRRSLGGTRPRSNTSYITKRAASFPMDNYCPVHLLPRKLSLIVEEEAK